A part of Candidatus Methylomirabilota bacterium genomic DNA contains:
- the treZ gene encoding malto-oligosyltrehalose trehalohydrolase: MSVLGASVAGESVTFAVWAPRCRSVDLALEGRRPQPLVRRPDGRFEVSVARLPDGSRYHYRLDGARHRPDPASRWQPEGVHGPSIVVDPRRFVWTDQDFHGHAFADLVFYELHVGAFTPAGTFEAIIPHLPGLADLGITALQLMPIAEFPGSRNWGYDGVHLFAPQSTYGGPRGLRRLVDACHARGISVLLDVVYNHLGPEGNYLAEFGPYFTERGATPWGPAVNFDGEGSAGARRHVVENGRAWVSEFHIDGFRLDAVHAIRDESRVHILTEFAAAVRDEAGRAGRRVHVVAESHDNERRLVLPPTEGGLGLDAVWSDDFHHALHQRLTGETVGYYGDFVGEQHLARALTEGFAFQGEESKYWQRRRGTPSADLPAERFVVYAQNHDQIGNRPQGERLGGLLSYEAVKLAAGLTLAAPAVPLLFMGEEYGETAPFQFFTSFLDAKLAEAANQGRAADLGRFGWTGPVPHPNAPNSFVTSRLNHQLALAPRHRALREYYASWLALRRTHGALGARGKGLARAVLEGALLVLVRAAPTGDGVVVVANLGAAAREWQPPAGATWRLLLDSADARFGGPGAGRPLAPYQLLLFEVGR; encoded by the coding sequence ATGAGCGTTCTGGGTGCAAGCGTTGCCGGGGAGTCCGTCACCTTCGCGGTCTGGGCGCCCCGCTGCCGGTCGGTGGACCTCGCGCTCGAGGGCCGCCGCCCGCAGCCCCTCGTCCGCCGTCCGGACGGCCGCTTCGAGGTGAGCGTCGCGCGGCTGCCCGACGGCTCCCGCTATCACTACCGCCTCGACGGCGCGCGCCACCGGCCCGATCCGGCCTCGCGCTGGCAGCCCGAGGGCGTGCACGGCCCGTCGATCGTCGTCGATCCGCGGCGCTTCGTGTGGACCGACCAGGACTTCCACGGCCACGCCTTCGCCGACCTGGTGTTCTACGAGCTCCACGTCGGCGCCTTCACGCCGGCCGGGACCTTCGAGGCGATCATCCCGCACCTGCCGGGGCTGGCGGACCTCGGCATCACCGCGCTCCAGCTGATGCCCATCGCCGAGTTCCCGGGCTCGCGCAACTGGGGGTACGACGGCGTCCACCTCTTCGCCCCCCAGTCCACCTACGGCGGGCCGCGCGGGCTCCGCCGCCTGGTGGACGCGTGCCACGCCCGCGGGATCTCCGTGCTCCTCGACGTCGTCTACAACCACCTCGGCCCCGAGGGCAACTATCTGGCCGAGTTCGGGCCCTACTTCACCGAGCGCGGGGCGACGCCGTGGGGCCCGGCGGTGAACTTCGACGGCGAGGGCAGCGCCGGCGCGCGGCGCCACGTCGTGGAGAACGGCCGCGCCTGGGTGAGCGAGTTCCACATCGACGGCTTCAGGCTCGACGCCGTCCACGCGATCCGCGACGAGAGCCGCGTGCACATCCTGACCGAGTTCGCGGCGGCGGTCCGCGACGAGGCGGGGCGCGCCGGCCGGCGGGTCCACGTGGTCGCCGAGTCCCACGACAACGAGCGCCGGCTCGTCCTGCCGCCCACCGAGGGCGGGCTCGGCCTCGACGCGGTGTGGTCGGACGACTTCCACCACGCGCTCCACCAGCGGCTCACCGGCGAGACCGTCGGGTACTACGGCGACTTCGTCGGCGAGCAGCACCTGGCGCGCGCGCTGACGGAGGGCTTCGCGTTCCAGGGCGAGGAGTCGAAGTACTGGCAGCGCCGGCGCGGGACGCCGAGCGCAGATCTCCCCGCCGAGCGCTTCGTGGTCTATGCCCAGAACCATGATCAGATCGGCAACCGTCCCCAGGGCGAGCGGCTCGGCGGCCTCCTGTCCTACGAGGCGGTGAAGCTCGCCGCCGGCCTCACGCTCGCGGCGCCGGCCGTCCCGCTCCTGTTCATGGGCGAGGAGTACGGCGAGACGGCGCCCTTCCAGTTCTTCACCTCGTTCCTCGACGCCAAGCTCGCGGAGGCGGCAAACCAGGGACGCGCCGCCGACCTCGGCCGGTTCGGCTGGACGGGCCCGGTGCCCCATCCGAACGCCCCCAACAGCTTCGTCACGTCGCGGCTCAACCATCAGCTCGCGCTCGCGCCGCGTCACCGCGCCCTGCGCGAGTATTACGCGAGCTGGCTCGCGCTCCGCCGGACGCATGGGGCGCTCGGCGCGCGCGGCAAGGGCCTCGCGCGCGCGGTGCTCGAGGGCGCGCTCCTCGTGCTCGTGCGGGCTGCGCCGACGGGCGACGGGGTCGTCGTCGTCGCGAACCTCGGCGCGGCGGCGCGCGAGTGGCAGCCGCCGGCCGGCGCCACGTGGCGCCTCCTTCTCGACAGCGCCGACGCGCGCTTCGGCGGGCCGGGCGCCGGGCGGCCGCTCGCGCCCTACCAGCTCTTGCTGTTCGAAGTCGGGCGGTGA
- a CDS encoding DUF4392 domain-containing protein: protein MIASGTVPVRRAAPDPIDQLLALDPGGRGIGPLVRAGAAAAAARALRRARRALVVTGFAVGPDMPETDGPPGAAVLGRALRLLGARVTYATDHVNAPVLGAALETLGEPRRIVIYPHDGNAARAVLAAERPTHLVAIERPGRNRAGDYLSMRGESVAAWNAPLDDLFLCSGVRGAGAPRGWPARGARWLRPATIGIGDGGNEIGMGAARPRVARLGPRFARIASVVPVDHLVVAGVSNWGGYGVVAALSRLSGRDLLHTPELERRLVEACVAAGAADGVTRRREATVDGLSLATHAAIVELLRLAARSGIIRP from the coding sequence GTGATAGCGTCGGGGACCGTGCCCGTCCGCCGCGCCGCGCCCGACCCGATCGACCAGCTCCTGGCGCTCGACCCCGGCGGCCGCGGGATCGGCCCGCTCGTGCGCGCGGGCGCGGCGGCGGCCGCCGCGCGCGCGCTCCGGCGGGCGCGGCGCGCGCTGGTCGTGACCGGGTTCGCCGTCGGGCCCGACATGCCCGAGACGGACGGGCCACCCGGCGCCGCCGTGCTGGGGCGCGCGCTCCGGCTCCTGGGCGCCCGGGTGACCTACGCGACGGACCACGTGAACGCGCCCGTCCTCGGCGCCGCGCTCGAGACGCTCGGCGAGCCGCGGCGCATCGTGATCTACCCGCACGACGGCAACGCCGCACGCGCGGTGCTCGCGGCGGAGCGGCCGACCCACCTCGTCGCGATCGAGCGCCCGGGACGGAACCGCGCGGGCGACTATCTGAGCATGCGCGGCGAGTCGGTCGCCGCCTGGAACGCGCCGCTCGACGATCTCTTCCTTTGTAGCGGGGTCCGCGGGGCCGGCGCGCCCCGTGGGTGGCCTGCTCGAGGTGCGCGGTGGCTCCGTCCTGCGACCATCGGCATCGGCGACGGCGGCAACGAGATCGGCATGGGCGCGGCGCGCCCGCGCGTCGCGCGCCTGGGGCCGCGTTTCGCGCGGATCGCGTCGGTCGTCCCGGTGGACCACCTGGTCGTCGCGGGCGTGTCGAACTGGGGCGGCTACGGCGTCGTCGCCGCGCTCTCGCGGCTCAGCGGCCGCGACCTCCTGCACACGCCGGAGCTCGAGCGGCGTCTCGTCGAGGCGTGCGTGGCGGCGGGCGCCGCGGACGGCGTGACGCGGCGCCGCGAGGCCACGGTGGACGGTCTCTCGCTCGCGACGCACGCCGCGATCGTCGAGCTGCTCCGGCTGGCGGCGCGTTCGGGTATCATACGGCCATGA